Proteins encoded by one window of Lycium barbarum isolate Lr01 chromosome 11, ASM1917538v2, whole genome shotgun sequence:
- the LOC132619404 gene encoding uncharacterized protein LOC132619404, protein MSAGGLHLSNLQVWNRAAITKTHWDLTFKQDKLWIKWIHAYYMKRQRTEDVVISQTASWMVREISGARDCITLVDTQFKPHKSLIHQIYIQLLPTSPRTNWRALMFQNSARPKAKFTMWLQCHSRLLTVDRLVKWGTAVETNCVFCQQIDETRYHIFAECPYAKQLWTKLLTWMKIQSSMPNSWTNCLHWIIPHAKGKSRNAKAMKMVYAEFIHTLWLERKAKFF, encoded by the coding sequence ATGTCAGCTGGAGGCCTACATCTGAGTAATTTGCAGGTGTGGAATAGAGCAGCCATAACAAAGACTCACTGGGACCTAACTTTTAAACAAGACAAGTTGTGGATCAAATGGATTCATGCATACTACATGAAGAGGCAGAGAACAGAGGACGTGGTGATATCACAAACTGCAAGTTGGATGGTGAGGGAAATCTCGGGGGCAAGGGACTGCATCACGCTTGTTGATACACAATTCAAACCTCATAAGAGTCTGATTCATCAAATTTATATACAATTGCTGCCAACTAGCCCAAGAACAAATTGGAGAGCTTTAATGTTCCAAAACAGCGCAAGACCTAAAGCAAAATTTACAATGTGGCTCCAATGCCATAGTAGGCTTCTAACAGTGGATAGGTTGGTGAAATGGGGCACTGCAGTAGAGACTAATTGTGTGTTTTGTCAGCAAATCGATGAAACTAGATACCACATATTTGCGGAATGTCCATATGCCAAACAACTATGGACCAAGCTGCTCACTTGGATGAAGATCCAATCCTCTATGCCTAATTCTTGGACCAACTGTCTGCACTGGATCATTCCGCATGCAAAAGGGAAATCGAGAAATGCCAAAGCAATGAAGATGGTTTACGCTGAGTTCATTCATACACTATGGCTGGAGAGAAAAGCCAAATTTTTTTAG